The following proteins come from a genomic window of Geothrix edaphica:
- the uvrB gene encoding excinuclease ABC subunit UvrB, with the protein MAKAIPFKLVSPYQPAGDQPEAIAQLVAGLEQGDRAQTLLGVTGSGKTYTMASTIARAGRPALIFAPNKTLAAQLFSEFKQFFPENAVEYFVSYYDYYQPEAYVPERDLFIDKDAKINEELEKLRLSATRCLLERRDTIVVASVSCIYGLGDPSSYLNLSVNLKPGQTIDRAMLLRDLVAIQYQRNHLSFEPGIFRVRGDVVEVYPAYEDVAYRIELWGDEVERLSKIDPLRGVVIEKLDDLTIWPKTHYVTPEDKLKTAIRDIKVELEDRENAFRAEGKIVELQRLHQRVIYDVEMMKEMGHCSGIENYSRFLDGRQPGQPPHTLLDYFPEDFIVFMDESHVATGQLHGMYNGDRSRKTTLVDYGFRLPSALDNRPLKFEEFESRVKQVVYVSATPGDYELQQSGGAFVEQVVRPTGLVDPMVEVRPVGTQVDDLLEEIRKTVARDERVLVTVLTKKLAEQLTAYYQELGIKAEYLHSEIDTLERVELLKNLRRGVFDVLVGINLLREGLDLPEVSLVAILDADKEGFLRNNRSLIQTIGRAARHVNGRAILYADVMTGSMKQAIGETERRRNKQLAHNLEHGITPETVKRNLDDVMGEALAREFINVTKEERAAEEPLLYLEDKAFEREVAKLEKRMKELASQMKFEDAAELRDRILRARRERLTAAI; encoded by the coding sequence ATGGCCAAGGCAATCCCCTTCAAGCTCGTGTCGCCCTACCAGCCCGCCGGGGATCAGCCGGAGGCCATCGCGCAGCTGGTGGCGGGGCTGGAGCAGGGCGACCGTGCCCAGACGCTGCTGGGGGTGACGGGCTCGGGGAAGACCTACACCATGGCCTCGACCATCGCCCGGGCGGGGCGGCCGGCGCTGATTTTCGCGCCCAACAAGACGCTGGCGGCGCAGCTGTTCAGCGAGTTCAAGCAGTTCTTCCCCGAGAACGCCGTCGAGTACTTCGTCAGCTACTACGACTACTACCAGCCCGAGGCCTACGTGCCCGAGCGGGACCTGTTCATCGACAAGGACGCGAAGATCAACGAGGAGCTGGAGAAGCTGCGCCTCAGCGCCACCCGCTGCCTGCTGGAGCGGCGCGACACCATCGTGGTGGCTTCCGTGAGCTGCATCTACGGACTGGGCGATCCCTCGTCGTATCTGAACCTGTCCGTGAACCTGAAGCCCGGCCAGACCATCGACCGGGCCATGCTGCTGCGGGACCTGGTGGCCATCCAGTACCAGCGCAACCACCTGAGTTTCGAACCCGGCATCTTCCGGGTGCGGGGCGACGTGGTGGAGGTCTATCCGGCCTATGAGGACGTGGCCTACCGCATCGAGCTCTGGGGTGACGAGGTGGAGCGACTCTCGAAGATCGATCCGCTGCGTGGGGTGGTCATCGAAAAACTGGACGACCTCACCATCTGGCCCAAGACCCACTACGTCACGCCCGAGGACAAGCTCAAGACCGCCATCCGGGACATCAAGGTCGAGCTGGAGGACCGGGAGAACGCGTTCCGGGCCGAGGGCAAGATCGTGGAGCTCCAGCGCCTCCACCAGCGCGTCATCTACGACGTGGAGATGATGAAGGAGATGGGCCACTGCAGCGGCATCGAGAACTACAGCCGCTTCCTGGATGGCCGCCAGCCGGGGCAGCCACCCCACACCCTGCTGGACTACTTCCCCGAGGACTTCATCGTCTTCATGGACGAGAGCCACGTGGCCACGGGCCAGCTCCACGGCATGTACAACGGCGACCGCTCCCGCAAGACCACGCTCGTCGATTACGGCTTCCGCCTCCCATCCGCACTGGATAACCGTCCTCTCAAATTCGAAGAATTTGAAAGCCGGGTGAAACAAGTGGTCTACGTCTCCGCGACCCCCGGCGACTACGAGCTGCAGCAGAGCGGCGGGGCCTTCGTGGAGCAGGTGGTGCGGCCCACGGGCCTGGTTGATCCGATGGTCGAGGTGCGGCCCGTGGGCACCCAGGTGGATGACCTGCTGGAGGAGATCCGCAAGACCGTGGCCCGGGATGAGCGGGTGCTGGTGACAGTGCTCACCAAGAAGCTGGCCGAGCAGCTCACGGCCTACTACCAGGAGCTGGGCATCAAGGCCGAGTACCTGCACAGCGAGATCGACACCCTGGAGCGGGTGGAGCTGCTGAAGAACCTCCGCCGGGGCGTGTTCGACGTGCTGGTGGGCATCAACCTGCTGCGGGAGGGCCTTGATCTGCCGGAAGTGAGCCTGGTGGCCATCCTGGATGCGGACAAGGAGGGCTTCCTCCGCAACAACCGCAGCCTCATCCAGACCATTGGCCGCGCCGCCCGCCATGTGAACGGCCGGGCGATCCTCTACGCCGACGTGATGACGGGGTCCATGAAGCAGGCCATCGGCGAGACGGAACGGCGCCGGAACAAGCAGCTGGCCCACAACCTTGAGCACGGCATCACGCCGGAGACCGTGAAGCGCAACCTGGATGACGTCATGGGCGAGGCCCTGGCCCGGGAGTTCATCAACGTCACCAAGGAAGAGCGGGCCGCCGAAGAGCCGCTGCTCTACCTGGAGGACAAGGCCTTCGAGCGCGAGGTCGCCAAGCTCGAGAAGCGCATGAAGGAGCTGGCCTCCCAGATGAAGTTTGAGGATGCGGCGGAATTACGCGACCGGATTCTTCGTGCCCGGCGCGAACGGTTGACCGCGGCAATATGA
- the fabF gene encoding beta-ketoacyl-ACP synthase II yields the protein MTRTVQRRRVVITGMGTINPCGLTVPETWNNLLAGKSGIGTIDRFDVTDFACKIAGQVKGFNPDLFIDKKEQKKMDIFIHYALGAAHEAWVDAGFDQIELTKAEREVFGAYIGSGIGGLSTIWDEANGYRGPRRTSPFFIPSLIVNMASGQASIKYGLQGPNSAVATACATGAHAIGDAARLIAFGYADRMMAGGSDSVVNQLGVGGFASMRALSTRNDEPERASRPFDVDRDGFVMGEGAGIVILEEYELAKARGAKIYAEVAGYGMSGDANHITTPAPEGEGGQRVMRAAIKDADIAPEEVGYVNMHGTSTPVGDKLECMAIQKVFGDHAKQIKVSSTKSMHGHLLGAAGGLETIVAVMAVKTGRIPPTINVDHQDPECDLDVTANVAGTLDSEYVMNNGFGFGGTNGCLVLRKV from the coding sequence ATGACCAGGACCGTCCAGCGCCGCCGCGTCGTCATCACCGGCATGGGGACCATCAACCCCTGCGGCCTCACCGTGCCCGAAACCTGGAACAACCTGCTGGCGGGAAAGAGCGGCATCGGCACCATCGACCGCTTCGACGTCACGGACTTCGCCTGCAAGATCGCGGGGCAGGTGAAGGGCTTCAACCCCGACCTGTTCATCGACAAGAAGGAACAGAAGAAGATGGACATCTTCATCCACTACGCCCTGGGCGCGGCCCATGAGGCCTGGGTGGATGCGGGCTTCGACCAGATCGAGCTCACCAAGGCTGAGCGGGAGGTGTTCGGGGCCTACATCGGCAGCGGCATCGGCGGCCTCAGCACCATCTGGGACGAGGCCAACGGCTACCGCGGCCCCCGCCGCACCAGCCCCTTCTTCATCCCCAGTCTCATCGTGAACATGGCCAGCGGCCAGGCCAGCATCAAGTACGGCCTGCAGGGCCCCAACAGCGCCGTGGCCACCGCCTGCGCCACGGGTGCCCACGCCATCGGCGACGCGGCCCGCCTCATCGCCTTTGGCTACGCAGACCGCATGATGGCCGGCGGCAGCGACTCTGTGGTGAACCAGCTGGGCGTGGGCGGGTTCGCCTCCATGCGCGCCCTCAGCACCCGCAACGACGAGCCCGAGCGCGCCTCCCGGCCCTTCGACGTGGACCGGGATGGCTTCGTCATGGGCGAGGGTGCCGGCATCGTGATCCTCGAGGAGTACGAGCTGGCCAAGGCCCGCGGCGCCAAGATCTATGCGGAAGTTGCTGGCTACGGAATGAGCGGCGATGCCAACCACATCACCACCCCCGCCCCCGAGGGCGAGGGCGGCCAGCGCGTCATGCGCGCGGCCATCAAGGACGCGGATATCGCGCCCGAGGAGGTGGGCTACGTGAACATGCACGGCACCAGCACGCCCGTGGGCGACAAGCTGGAGTGCATGGCGATCCAGAAGGTCTTCGGGGACCACGCGAAGCAGATCAAGGTGAGCAGCACCAAGTCCATGCACGGGCACCTCCTGGGCGCCGCCGGCGGCCTGGAGACCATCGTGGCGGTGATGGCCGTGAAGACGGGCCGGATCCCCCCCACCATCAACGTGGACCACCAGGACCCCGAGTGCGACCTGGACGTGACCGCCAACGTGGCCGGCACCCTGGACTCCGAATACGTGATGAACAACGGCTTTGGCTTCGGCGGCACCAACGGGTGCCTGGTGCTGCGGAAGGTCTAA
- the acpP gene encoding acyl carrier protein: MADVRKKVIAIIAEQLAKPEDSISESSHFVDDLGADSLDTVEIIMAIEEAFSLEIPESEQEKIRTVGDAIAYIEKHAKA, encoded by the coding sequence ATGGCTGATGTGCGTAAGAAGGTCATTGCGATCATTGCTGAGCAGCTGGCCAAGCCCGAAGATTCCATTTCCGAATCCAGCCACTTTGTGGACGACCTCGGCGCCGACAGCCTCGACACCGTCGAGATCATCATGGCGATCGAAGAGGCCTTCAGCCTCGAGATCCCCGAGAGCGAGCAGGAGAAGATCCGCACGGTGGGCGATGCCATCGCCTACATCGAGAAGCACGCGAAGGCCTGA
- a CDS encoding site-specific tyrosine recombinase XerD: MPRPRTHEEPEHGWPLGWGASLREFRTFLSVERGLSPHTASGYLSDLNHLAVWACGRELPATELTRDHLTAFLVAQQSEGKAPRSLARLSSSLRAFLSFLRMEGGEGAGPEAVVKPPRPPRILPRTLGESQVEALLNAPDTATPLGVRDRAWLELLYASGLRVSELAELPALSVFLDEGFLKVMGKGRKERLIPFGAGAERWIRAWLALRPGFKPKDSALFLGQRGEGLTRQHLWRLLKGYARTAGLRPEAVSPHVLRHAFATHLLDHGADLRSVQAMLGHADISTTQIYTHVHQARLRALYDQMHPRSQN, from the coding sequence ATGCCCCGCCCAAGGACCCACGAGGAACCCGAACACGGCTGGCCCCTCGGATGGGGCGCCAGCCTCCGGGAATTCCGCACCTTCCTGTCCGTGGAGCGCGGTCTGTCGCCCCACACGGCATCGGGCTATCTGTCCGACCTGAACCACCTGGCGGTCTGGGCCTGCGGCCGCGAGCTCCCCGCCACGGAGCTCACGCGCGACCACCTCACGGCCTTCCTGGTGGCCCAGCAGTCCGAGGGCAAGGCCCCGCGCAGCCTGGCCCGGCTGAGCTCGAGCCTGCGCGCCTTCCTGTCCTTCCTGCGCATGGAGGGCGGCGAAGGGGCGGGCCCGGAGGCAGTGGTGAAGCCGCCGCGTCCGCCGCGCATCCTGCCCCGTACCCTGGGCGAGAGCCAGGTCGAGGCCCTGCTCAACGCTCCCGACACCGCCACGCCGCTGGGCGTGCGGGACCGCGCCTGGCTGGAGCTGCTCTATGCTTCGGGCCTACGGGTGTCGGAACTGGCGGAGCTTCCGGCCCTGTCCGTGTTCCTGGACGAGGGCTTCCTCAAGGTCATGGGCAAGGGGCGCAAGGAGCGCCTCATCCCCTTCGGCGCGGGGGCCGAGCGCTGGATCCGCGCCTGGCTGGCCCTCCGGCCCGGCTTCAAGCCGAAAGACAGCGCACTCTTCCTGGGCCAGCGCGGGGAAGGCCTCACGCGGCAGCACCTCTGGCGCCTGCTGAAGGGCTACGCACGGACCGCCGGTCTCCGCCCGGAGGCAGTCAGCCCCCACGTGTTGCGGCATGCGTTCGCCACGCACCTGCTGGACCACGGGGCCGACCTCCGCTCCGTCCAGGCCATGCTCGGCCACGCCGACATCAGCACGACGCAGATCTATACGCATGTCCACCAGGCCAGGCTCCGCGCCCTCTACGATCAGATGCATCCGCGCAGCCAGAACTGA
- a CDS encoding helix-turn-helix transcriptional regulator: MAVTKTPRKKPIATAVEVEKPAAKAKAAPTKKAAPKKAEAPAPKARKTAKAPAKAKAPEVVELAPAVAETPAPAIPAPKPAAKKATAPSTLPALVEAILAAIREGRAVEFIFADAEANAPRTFEPRQLTFDALSQAWYAWGWDRRYNAERHHRVDLLAEVNDVEGVGRAAQGPYAEGTAANQIGGWLGGEPIAVKATLLKQWVFAVKQAPPAFPHFKLEEQGDGQALVTFTATDLRAIARWAMQFGDGIQVLEPARLVDRIKQVGAVWAGRDRQTAAPAPKPAPRPEPRPEQEPRRHEPRHHAEAKSEARPEPKPHREPRPERERDDTPKGKPGKVEVIHFDRL, encoded by the coding sequence ATGGCCGTGACCAAGACCCCCCGCAAGAAGCCCATCGCCACCGCCGTCGAGGTGGAGAAACCCGCCGCCAAGGCCAAGGCCGCCCCCACGAAGAAGGCGGCCCCCAAGAAGGCCGAGGCCCCGGCACCCAAGGCCAGGAAGACCGCCAAGGCCCCCGCGAAGGCCAAGGCTCCCGAGGTGGTCGAGCTAGCACCGGCTGTCGCGGAAACTCCCGCCCCCGCCATTCCGGCCCCGAAGCCGGCCGCAAAGAAGGCCACCGCCCCGTCTACCCTGCCAGCCCTGGTGGAGGCCATCCTCGCCGCCATCCGCGAAGGCCGCGCCGTGGAATTCATCTTCGCCGACGCAGAGGCCAACGCGCCACGCACCTTCGAGCCCCGGCAGCTCACCTTCGACGCCCTCAGCCAGGCCTGGTACGCCTGGGGCTGGGACCGCCGCTACAACGCCGAGCGCCATCACCGCGTGGACCTGCTGGCCGAGGTGAACGACGTGGAGGGCGTGGGCCGCGCAGCCCAGGGCCCCTATGCCGAGGGCACCGCCGCCAATCAGATCGGCGGCTGGCTGGGTGGCGAACCCATCGCCGTGAAGGCCACCCTGCTCAAGCAGTGGGTCTTCGCCGTGAAGCAGGCACCCCCGGCCTTCCCGCACTTCAAGCTCGAGGAGCAGGGCGACGGCCAGGCCCTCGTGACCTTCACCGCCACGGACCTCCGGGCCATCGCCCGCTGGGCCATGCAGTTCGGCGACGGCATCCAGGTGCTGGAGCCCGCCCGGCTGGTGGACCGCATCAAGCAGGTGGGCGCCGTGTGGGCCGGTCGGGACCGCCAGACCGCCGCACCGGCTCCCAAGCCCGCGCCCCGGCCCGAGCCCAGGCCCGAACAGGAGCCCCGCCGGCACGAGCCCAGGCACCACGCCGAGGCGAAGTCCGAGGCCCGCCCCGAGCCGAAGCCCCACCGCGAACCGCGCCCTGAGCGGGAACGGGACGACACCCCCAAGGGGAAGCCCGGCAAGGTCGAGGTCATCCACTTCGACCGGCTCTAA
- a CDS encoding ABC transporter substrate-binding protein: MRWPSLLLITCLFCGLGAAEPIRVAVDGWTTLNPLLMTRDTDGEAVDLVFDRLVTMDAEGTFIPGLLQGWTVLKGGREVVLDLRPGMTWQDGTPIEAEDLVFTWKSLRMPQIRAIADTAGGVASLDSLVAEGPLRVRIHLSRARGTLLSDLYNFIPVPRRHYQLGAKPQSAPVNFQPVGSGPYRIVGRATTTHLRLELWPGYKGAHPGTWPAFEFMDSSNEKNLTQALLDHRYHYALVGGLPHYLVRKGARAGGRLQAYSVPQAAFGAFFLNCDPKLSLLGDPALRHALAELVPWQELARARRFFPARLASAFWPPENWAHDDTPRPLPQSGRAVAILEAAGWRLGKDGLRHDDRGRPLSLVAYEQVTSIRRSTAQLLSEEAAKVGMHIEVRRLPFESLTEKSMNHDGDIWSYGWTTSLDPDVDAPLFTSEGYRTKANVSSYLNPEVDRLFEEGRYTLDRVSRRKIYLKLSEIIWRDKPVIPLNYILVRVLADARLRGVSFNVLGQAYGFWPGKRGWKLVE; encoded by the coding sequence ATGCGCTGGCCCTCCCTCCTCCTGATCACCTGCCTCTTCTGCGGCCTGGGCGCCGCCGAGCCCATCCGGGTGGCGGTGGACGGCTGGACCACGCTGAACCCCCTCCTCATGACCCGGGACACTGACGGCGAGGCTGTGGACCTGGTGTTCGACCGCCTGGTGACCATGGATGCGGAAGGGACCTTCATCCCCGGCCTGCTGCAGGGCTGGACGGTCCTCAAGGGCGGACGGGAGGTCGTCCTGGATCTCCGGCCGGGCATGACCTGGCAGGATGGCACCCCCATCGAGGCCGAGGACCTGGTCTTCACCTGGAAGTCCCTCCGGATGCCCCAAATACGCGCCATCGCAGACACCGCAGGTGGCGTGGCCTCCCTGGATAGCCTGGTGGCCGAGGGGCCCCTCCGGGTGCGGATCCACCTGTCCCGGGCGCGGGGAACGCTGCTGTCCGACCTCTACAACTTCATTCCCGTCCCCCGCCGCCACTACCAGCTGGGCGCCAAACCCCAGTCCGCCCCCGTCAACTTCCAGCCGGTGGGATCGGGCCCGTACCGCATCGTCGGCCGGGCCACCACCACGCATCTGAGGCTGGAGCTCTGGCCCGGCTACAAGGGGGCTCATCCGGGCACGTGGCCCGCCTTCGAGTTCATGGACTCCTCGAACGAGAAGAACCTGACTCAGGCCCTCCTGGACCACCGGTACCACTACGCCCTGGTGGGGGGCCTGCCGCACTACCTCGTCCGGAAGGGGGCCCGAGCCGGGGGCCGGCTCCAGGCCTACTCCGTCCCCCAGGCGGCCTTCGGGGCCTTCTTCCTGAACTGCGACCCCAAGCTGAGCCTGCTGGGCGATCCAGCCCTGCGCCACGCCCTGGCGGAGCTGGTGCCCTGGCAGGAACTGGCCCGTGCCCGGCGCTTCTTCCCGGCCCGGCTGGCCTCGGCCTTCTGGCCGCCCGAGAACTGGGCCCACGATGACACACCCCGGCCGCTGCCCCAGAGCGGGCGGGCTGTGGCCATCCTGGAGGCCGCCGGGTGGCGCCTGGGCAAAGACGGGCTCCGGCATGACGACCGGGGGCGCCCCCTGTCCTTGGTGGCCTACGAGCAGGTCACTTCCATCCGACGCAGCACGGCCCAGCTGCTGTCGGAAGAGGCGGCGAAGGTGGGCATGCACATCGAGGTCCGGCGGCTGCCCTTCGAGTCCCTCACGGAGAAGTCCATGAACCACGATGGGGACATCTGGTCCTACGGGTGGACAACCTCCCTGGATCCCGACGTGGATGCCCCGCTGTTCACCAGCGAGGGCTACCGCACCAAGGCGAATGTGAGCAGCTACCTGAATCCGGAGGTGGATCGCCTGTTCGAGGAGGGGCGCTACACCCTGGACCGGGTCTCCCGCAGGAAGATCTACCTGAAGCTCTCCGAGATCATCTGGCGGGACAAGCCCGTGATCCCGCTCAACTACATCCTGGTGCGGGTGCTGGCGGACGCGCGGCTCCGGGGGGTCTCCTTCAACGTCCTCGGGCAGGCCTACGGCTTCTGGCCCGGCAAGCGGGGCTGGAAGCTGGTGGAGTAG
- a CDS encoding Rrf2 family transcriptional regulator produces MKISARGRYSMQALFDLAHHSHGQPVPLHVIAERQKLSLPFLEQIFNKLKKAGVVASVRGPKGGYILTRPCNQVSVGEVLRLTDSSFYAVAKEDPRAANQALMADERMSLMLWNRLSDHISAFMEKVTFADLCSETASNTCPDCTCPEYVKDVQGQIVRGERKACGVM; encoded by the coding sequence GTGAAGATCTCGGCCCGAGGCAGGTACAGCATGCAGGCCCTGTTCGACCTGGCCCACCACAGCCATGGCCAGCCGGTGCCTTTGCATGTCATCGCCGAGCGCCAGAAGCTCTCCCTGCCCTTCCTCGAACAGATCTTCAACAAGCTCAAGAAGGCCGGCGTAGTCGCCAGCGTACGCGGCCCCAAGGGCGGCTACATCCTCACGCGGCCCTGCAACCAGGTGAGTGTGGGCGAGGTGCTTCGCCTCACAGACAGCAGCTTCTATGCCGTGGCCAAGGAAGATCCCAGGGCCGCGAATCAGGCCCTCATGGCCGATGAGCGCATGAGCCTCATGCTCTGGAACCGCCTCTCCGACCACATCTCAGCGTTCATGGAGAAGGTGACCTTCGCGGACCTGTGCTCCGAGACCGCCAGCAACACCTGCCCCGACTGCACCTGCCCCGAATACGTGAAGGATGTGCAAGGCCAGATCGTCCGGGGCGAGCGCAAAGCCTGCGGCGTGATGTAG
- the ttcA gene encoding tRNA 2-thiocytidine(32) synthetase TtcA, whose protein sequence is MSNPCALPSLALPPTDADLKTLPRLEKKLARRVGETNAAYRLIEDGDRILVAVSGGKDSWALLDILERLRRRAPVTFTVEAVTVDPGFPQFNPDPIAETCERLGVPHHIIPAPIDKMVRSKPEELPCIICSRLRRGVLYSFAKQHGYTKIALGHHLDDLLETLLINLFFEGRLSTMPLRLVSDDGANTVIRPLGTCEEKDLQRYAWLRGFPIVPCGCPLCGCSSLESRRKQAKELIASMETSIPRLKASMLGAMGNVKLSHLLDLNLGALHATGVDEAVERLG, encoded by the coding sequence ATGAGCAATCCCTGCGCCCTTCCCAGCCTGGCCCTGCCGCCCACCGATGCTGACCTCAAGACCCTGCCCCGGCTGGAGAAGAAGCTCGCCCGCCGGGTGGGGGAGACCAATGCGGCCTACAGGCTCATCGAGGACGGCGACCGCATCCTGGTGGCGGTGAGCGGCGGCAAGGACTCCTGGGCCCTCCTCGATATCCTGGAGCGGCTGCGCAGGCGGGCCCCCGTCACCTTCACGGTCGAGGCCGTCACCGTCGATCCCGGCTTTCCCCAGTTCAACCCCGATCCCATCGCCGAGACCTGCGAGCGCCTCGGCGTGCCGCACCACATCATTCCCGCCCCCATCGACAAGATGGTGCGCAGCAAGCCCGAAGAACTGCCCTGCATCATCTGCTCCCGCCTGCGCCGAGGCGTGCTCTACTCCTTCGCCAAGCAGCACGGCTACACCAAGATCGCCCTGGGCCACCACCTGGACGACCTGCTGGAGACCCTGCTCATCAATCTCTTCTTCGAGGGCCGCCTCAGCACCATGCCCCTGCGCCTGGTGAGCGACGACGGCGCCAACACGGTCATCCGCCCCCTGGGCACCTGCGAGGAGAAGGACCTGCAGCGCTACGCCTGGCTGCGCGGCTTCCCCATCGTGCCCTGCGGCTGCCCCCTCTGCGGCTGCTCCAGCCTGGAGAGCCGCCGCAAGCAGGCGAAGGAGCTCATCGCCTCCATGGAAACCAGCATCCCCCGCCTCAAGGCGTCCATGCTCGGCGCCATGGGCAACGTGAAGCTGAGCCACCTGCTGGACCTGAACCTCGGTGCCCTGCATGCCACGGGCGTGGACGAGGCCGTGGAGCGGCTGGGGTAG
- a CDS encoding class I SAM-dependent rRNA methyltransferase, whose protein sequence is MNTPRWPYPLLRLKPGKEVMLSKRHPWVFSGALARPSEAHLVRLADDSGQVLGVGTASPTNPLAARIFRFEDAPLDEAFFRARFESALALRKSLGLWDPEGGCRWIFGEGDGLPGLVVDRYSQALVLQVGTAGLELLRELWWPILFEIGKREGITAFVERSQSGRREEGLDPVNRLLKGSLAGPVTVQEGAARLGVDLLRGQKTGFFLDQRAHRLQVGAHAAGCRVLNTFGYTGGFSIHAGLGGATEVATLDISAPALDQAERDWAANGLDPAAHLRMEGDAFELMRQLEPGGWDRVIVDPPAFAKQRKDVDKAFKAYKDVFRLGARATAPGGMLWVFSCSQHLDRTRFQEAVWTALLEAGREARVLAHLGQPADHPYSLNHPEGFYLKGLWLSLS, encoded by the coding sequence ATGAACACGCCCCGCTGGCCCTACCCCCTGCTCCGCCTGAAGCCCGGCAAGGAGGTGATGCTCTCCAAGCGCCACCCCTGGGTGTTCTCCGGGGCCCTGGCGCGGCCTTCGGAAGCCCACCTGGTGCGGCTGGCCGATGACTCCGGCCAGGTGCTGGGCGTGGGGACGGCCAGCCCCACGAATCCCCTGGCGGCCCGGATCTTCCGGTTCGAGGACGCGCCCCTGGACGAGGCCTTCTTCCGGGCGCGCTTCGAGTCCGCCCTGGCCTTGCGCAAGAGCCTGGGCCTGTGGGATCCCGAAGGCGGCTGCCGCTGGATCTTCGGTGAGGGCGACGGCCTGCCGGGCCTGGTGGTGGACCGCTACTCCCAGGCCCTGGTGCTCCAGGTGGGCACGGCGGGCCTGGAGCTCCTGCGGGAGCTGTGGTGGCCCATCCTCTTCGAGATCGGCAAGCGCGAGGGCATCACGGCCTTCGTGGAGCGCAGCCAGTCGGGCCGCCGGGAGGAGGGGCTCGACCCCGTGAACCGCCTGCTCAAGGGCAGCCTCGCCGGGCCGGTGACCGTGCAGGAGGGGGCCGCGCGGCTCGGCGTGGATCTGCTGCGGGGCCAGAAGACGGGCTTCTTCCTGGACCAGCGGGCGCATCGCCTCCAGGTGGGCGCCCACGCGGCAGGCTGCCGCGTGCTCAACACCTTCGGTTACACGGGTGGCTTCAGCATCCACGCGGGTCTGGGCGGCGCCACGGAGGTGGCGACCCTCGACATCAGTGCCCCGGCCCTGGACCAGGCGGAGCGCGACTGGGCCGCCAACGGCCTGGATCCCGCGGCCCACCTGCGGATGGAGGGTGATGCCTTCGAGCTGATGCGCCAGCTGGAGCCCGGCGGCTGGGACCGCGTCATCGTGGACCCGCCCGCCTTCGCCAAGCAGCGCAAGGACGTGGACAAGGCCTTCAAGGCCTACAAGGATGTCTTCCGCCTCGGCGCCCGCGCCACCGCGCCCGGTGGCATGCTCTGGGTCTTCTCCTGCAGCCAGCACCTGGACCGCACCCGCTTCCAGGAGGCCGTGTGGACCGCCCTGCTCGAAGCGGGACGCGAGGCGCGGGTGCTGGCGCACCTCGGTCAGCCTGCCGACCACCCCTATTCGCTGAACCACCCCGAAGGGTTCTACCTCAAGGGCCTGTGGCTGAGTTTGTCGTGA